In Thermodesulfobium sp. 4217-1, one genomic interval encodes:
- the selB gene encoding selenocysteine-specific translation elongation factor yields MRDFILGTAGHIDHGKTELIARLTGRRTERFPEEKSRGMTIDIGFSSLKLPSGKILGIVDVPGHERFVENMLVGSAGVDLALLVVSADEGIKEQTREHFEILRLLEIKDGLVVITKKDLVEDDLLEYLKEEIKDFVKGSFLENKPIICVSSINGEGFNEIIDVLNDEVEKLYSKRYDDDKKPFRLFIDRKFKIKGFGLVLTGTVYSGKVRVGDTLEILPFKDAVRVKNLESHFSKVQEGHTGMRLAVNVNTALDENFIMRGRVLVEKNYYLESTKLVGSLNVLSSYGSLKNNKRAHLYIGSSSSVCRISFNEDASDDKNSYIIKIACQTPICAVRGDKFILRDPSVKKTLGGGTILDTEPAKLRDLSTYLRDKSTIDNGDLKSNIAQIIERKGIIELSDISKKTSYNADYIKESVTNGNFNIFENEGKMYFFSSDYQKVLFGKLENIILDIESKNPYQTQIPKEEILKKLDSPISQNIIDMFARQKGYLDDKTFLLKERVSDKVLSLVDKVEEEIKNLGFSVLPIDEISLKYKDKKAFNNAIASLKRSQKVIQVSISPEIYIHFSSLEILTNLLRDFFESKSDLSVLEFKDLTKTTRKFSIPLLEFCDKQFLTKRVGNIRQNGKKL; encoded by the coding sequence ATGCGAGATTTTATATTAGGAACTGCTGGACATATAGATCACGGTAAAACTGAATTGATTGCTAGGCTTACTGGCAGAAGAACAGAGCGCTTTCCTGAAGAGAAAAGTCGAGGCATGACTATTGACATCGGTTTTTCCAGCTTAAAGCTGCCCTCGGGAAAGATATTGGGTATTGTGGACGTTCCGGGACACGAAAGGTTTGTTGAAAACATGCTTGTTGGCTCTGCCGGTGTCGATCTTGCTCTTCTGGTAGTATCAGCCGATGAGGGGATAAAAGAGCAGACAAGAGAACACTTTGAGATACTTAGACTTTTAGAAATTAAAGACGGTCTGGTTGTTATTACGAAGAAAGATTTAGTTGAAGACGATTTGTTGGAATATCTGAAAGAAGAGATAAAAGACTTTGTCAAGGGGAGCTTTTTAGAAAATAAGCCTATAATTTGTGTTTCTTCAATAAATGGCGAGGGGTTCAATGAAATAATAGATGTTTTAAACGATGAGGTAGAGAAGCTTTATTCAAAGCGCTATGACGATGACAAGAAACCTTTCAGACTCTTTATCGATAGAAAGTTCAAGATAAAGGGCTTTGGTCTTGTGCTTACGGGCACTGTGTATTCTGGAAAGGTTAGAGTTGGCGACACTCTTGAAATACTGCCATTTAAGGATGCTGTTAGGGTAAAAAATCTTGAGAGCCACTTTTCCAAAGTTCAAGAAGGGCATACAGGCATGAGGTTGGCTGTAAATGTTAATACTGCCCTGGATGAAAATTTTATAATGAGAGGCAGAGTGCTTGTTGAGAAAAACTATTATTTAGAATCCACAAAACTTGTGGGTTCTTTAAACGTTTTAAGCTCTTATGGATCTTTAAAGAACAACAAGAGAGCACATCTTTATATAGGATCGTCATCAAGCGTGTGCAGAATATCTTTTAATGAAGATGCGTCTGATGATAAAAATTCATACATTATAAAGATTGCTTGCCAGACTCCAATCTGTGCTGTCAGAGGCGATAAATTTATTTTAAGAGATCCTTCGGTAAAAAAGACGCTTGGTGGAGGCACTATACTAGACACCGAGCCTGCCAAATTAAGAGATCTGTCAACTTACCTAAGAGATAAATCGACTATTGATAATGGAGATCTGAAGTCTAATATTGCCCAGATTATAGAAAGAAAGGGTATTATAGAACTCTCTGACATATCTAAGAAAACAAGCTATAACGCTGACTATATTAAAGAATCTGTTACTAATGGAAATTTTAATATATTTGAGAATGAAGGGAAAATGTATTTTTTTAGTTCTGATTATCAGAAAGTCTTATTTGGAAAATTGGAAAACATTATTTTAGACATAGAGTCCAAAAATCCATATCAAACTCAGATTCCTAAGGAAGAGATATTGAAAAAATTAGACTCTCCGATTTCTCAGAACATTATAGACATGTTTGCCAGGCAAAAAGGATATTTAGACGATAAGACGTTTTTGCTGAAAGAAAGGGTTTCTGACAAGGTTTTGTCTTTGGTTGACAAAGTTGAAGAAGAAATTAAAAATTTGGGTTTTTCTGTTCTTCCAATTGACGAGATAAGTTTAAAATATAAAGATAAAAAAGCTTTTAACAATGCTATAGCATCTTTAAAAAGATCTCAGAAAGTCATACAGGTGTCTATCTCTCCAGAGATATATATACACTTCTCAAGTTTGGAAATTCTAACCAACTTATTAAGAGATTTTTTTGAAAGCAAGAGCGATCTTAGTGTTTTGGAATTTAAGGATCTCACGAAAACTACAAGAAAATTTTCTATTCCCCTTTTGGAATTTTGTGACAAACAATTTCTTACAAAAAGAGTGGGAAATATTAGACAGAATGGGAAAAAATTATAA
- the tatC gene encoding twin-arginine translocase subunit TatC produces MLNGLDLDFERLHKSLWIILKRFRNLIFISVFLVSVGAIATYFFIPDLMEYISKPVGKLIFLTPIEAFMTQMKICLIGGIYLAWPYIIFYFAKNFILPTKVISKKTMWIGILSAVLLFYSGSMFAFLVIFPIGIRFLLSFGSPEIEPLFSIGKYVSFVSMFVFSFGLLFEMPVVLLVLVRLGIINSKQLASQRKKAILGFFILAMLVSPSTDVFTQCTMALPLVVLYEISIWIARFWKR; encoded by the coding sequence GTGTTAAATGGTTTAGACTTAGATTTTGAAAGACTTCACAAGTCTTTATGGATTATCTTAAAGCGCTTTAGAAATTTGATTTTTATATCAGTATTTCTTGTATCTGTTGGCGCTATAGCAACATATTTTTTTATACCTGATTTAATGGAATATATTTCAAAGCCAGTTGGAAAACTTATATTTCTCACACCTATAGAGGCATTTATGACTCAAATGAAAATTTGCTTGATAGGAGGAATATATTTGGCATGGCCATATATTATCTTTTATTTCGCAAAAAATTTTATATTGCCCACAAAGGTTATTTCAAAAAAAACGATGTGGATTGGAATATTGTCTGCGGTTTTACTTTTCTATTCAGGCTCAATGTTTGCATTTTTGGTAATCTTTCCAATCGGAATTAGGTTTTTGCTTAGCTTTGGATCCCCTGAAATTGAGCCCCTATTTTCTATTGGAAAATATGTTTCATTTGTATCTATGTTTGTATTTTCTTTTGGGCTACTTTTTGAAATGCCAGTCGTGCTCTTGGTTCTTGTTAGGCTGGGCATAATAAATTCCAAACAACTTGCTTCGCAAAGAAAGAAGGCAATACTTGGCTTTTTCATACTCGCAATGCTTGTGAGTCCAAGCACCGATGTCTTTACTCAGTGCACTATGGCGCTTCCTTTGGTAGTACTTTATGAAATCAGTATATGGATAGCAAGATTTTGGAAAAGATAG